TGATGATAAAACAACTCTTATAAAAAGACTAATTTGGAAAGTTAAATATTGGTTTAATTGGTTAACCTCTAAAAAAAGACCTGCAACATTTCCTGCAAGTAGTTTGTATAGATTTAAATATCTTGAACCAAAATCACTTTATAGAGGTCTACCTGAAGAAGAGGTATCTTTAATTTTAGAAAAAGCTGGGGGGTTAGATATGCATACGACTCTTCTTAAATGGGCTAATAAAAAAATAAGTAGAGGGTCTATAAAAAGTTTCAATGAACTTATTGATGCTAAGGATTATCAAAATATAAAAGGTTGGATTGGAATACTAAGAACTAAGCATGAAGGAAATAAATATAGTAATTTAGTAGATTTTTTATTTGCGGCTAGTGCAGATGGATTATTTTTTGTTTATCTGCCTTTCTTTTTGTATAAAGTTTCAATCCTAATAACTCCTTTTATAATTTTATATTTTGCTCTATTTCTAAGGCCAATTTATTCTCTCAATTGTTGTGATTCAGATACCTTTTTACCATTAGATTTAGAATTAACTAAGGAATTAGATAATTTATCAAAAACAAAAATAAAAATGTTTCAAAGAATTTTTGGTGCAGTTGGAATTATTATTTATTTTTTATTAATACAGTTATTCCAATTAACTCTTATTAATTTTCTTCTTCTTTGGACAAGTCTTATTCTAATAATGTCTACTTATGATCTAAATATTTATATTTATAAATTACGTAAATATGGTCTGGGAGAAGTCTTAGCAGAAATGACAAAAGCCAGAAAATCTATCGGATTACCTTTTTAAATATGCCAAGAAAATCATACAAATATATAAAGCTTAGAGCAAAAGAAATCATACCTTTAGCTAAAGAACTTATAAATAATAAAGATTATGCAAATCTAGTAATTTTAGAAGGTTCTTTACCCATTACTAAAGTGATCCATTCATAAAGAGTTTCATAAATCTAACAACATTTTCTTTTTAGCTTGAAATTCTTCTTCAGTTATTATGCCTTGATCTCTTAAATCAGCATATTTTTTTAGTTCGTCTGCATTAGATGTTGTATTAAATACTTCAGAATTAAATTGTTTTAAATTAAATTTTAATTTATCAAATAAGCCAAAAAATATTCTTTTTCTACTTTTTTCATACCAAAGGAATCGAGTATAAAAAAACATTGGTGCGAACAAGAAAAGATATAACAAGCAGAATCTAAAAAATTCATCATCGTATTCGATGTAATACCATTCGTTATAGTCTTTAAGAAGAGCCCATATTAACCACCAAAAAGGAATAAATAAAACATTAACGACAAAACGACCAAATTTATTTTTAGGATTTATTAGGCTTTTTATTTTAATTTTCATTACCTTCTCTTGAAGTCTGTCGCTAAAACAAAATATAAATATAAAAACTAGAAAGGGTATCCAAAAGAGTATCCAAATAGGATTATTTAACAAAAAATCAAGAACGAACCATTCACCAAAGGGTGTAGCAAATATAAATATGAAAAGTAAGATACCAAAAACTGGCAAAAAAATACTTTCTTTTAGAAATTTATATAGTTTCACTAACCTATCAAAGAAACAAGAAGTGTCATTATCTTTTCAGCTATAAATCTTTTATCCATTAAAAAAAGGTTTTTATTCTTCTATGTTAGATCGACTGCCAATCAATATATTCTTTTTATGAGTGTGAATTAATTTACGTTGCAATAACTTCCATAGCTTCAATAAGATCCTCTGTTGTTGGTCGGTTGTACATCATTGTCACTTCAGACATGCCTGGAATCTTATGTCTAACTACATCCCAAATTCTATAAGGAGATACACCTTCATTTATTGCCTATCAAAAGCTTGCTATAACAGGCTTTTGGTGGGTATCTTATTTTTTAGGAATAGCTGAGCTGTGTTTATTCTCATTAGTATAAACAATTTGTCTGCCAAAATACTTGACGATCCACTGCTAATGTATTTATATTTATAGTACACATGTATTACTAAGTAATGACTTTAGGAGGAGCTAATGTTTGGACTAATTTTTCTTACGGTTATCGTAATGAGTCCCCAAGTGGTTGGTTGCTTAGCCCAGACCGCAGCAGATTAATTTTATTTACGAGGAATAAAAAATCTCCAAGAAATAGTATGAGAATTTTTGCTCATACTTATTATGCAAATGATCTTGGTGAGCCGATGGCAATTAAATCATCCACTCAAATGTATTTGGATAATGCTTGGGATAAATGGCATGACCTTCAATTAGAAGGTTGGACTTTTGAAGAACTTGAATTACCTGAATCAGTATGACTAATTTAAATCCAATCAAAAAGAAACTATCAAAAGCAGATAGAAAGATATCAATACAAGACCCATCAAAATTATTAGCAGAATTTTTTAATGGTGTTGTCATTGAACTTGATGAAGAATATAAATATGAATCATAAAGAATTGATAGATCAAGTTTCCGCAAATTTATTTAAGCAAAGTGGAAAGTTAGAAAGCAGAAGATCTTGGTTGGCAATTAG
This region of Prochlorococcus sp. MIT 0604 genomic DNA includes:
- a CDS encoding SHOCT domain-containing protein codes for the protein MKIKIKSLINPKNKFGRFVVNVLFIPFWWLIWALLKDYNEWYYIEYDDEFFRFCLLYLFLFAPMFFYTRFLWYEKSRKRIFFGLFDKLKFNLKQFNSEVFNTTSNADELKKYADLRDQGIITEEEFQAKKKMLLDL
- a CDS encoding DUF1651 domain-containing protein; this translates as MTLGGANVWTNFSYGYRNESPSGWLLSPDRSRLILFTRNKKSPRNSMRIFAHTYYANDLGEPMAIKSSTQMYLDNAWDKWHDLQLEGWTFEELELPESV